In Macadamia integrifolia cultivar HAES 741 unplaced genomic scaffold, SCU_Mint_v3 scaffold1190, whole genome shotgun sequence, a single genomic region encodes these proteins:
- the LOC122063088 gene encoding alcohol acyltransferase 9-like translates to MSESSEIPDCYYQNQPDLVLPRSPTPRDTLYLSNLDDQKFLRFSIKYLYLYKKSVNVETLKCSLSRVLVDYYPLAGRLRISEEDEGKLEVDCNGEGALFAEAFMDFTAEEFLEASRRPNRSWRKLLYRVDARNLLDIPPLVIQVTNLKGGGMILCTAINHCLCDGIGTSQFLQAWAHLTTKSNDPLPISPFHDRHLLRPRSPPNITFTHPEYSATAVATTTAGDDTGIQSQWLEEMLQSQSQSLVPISLTFNPSQILHLKKLCFPSLKCTSFEALASHTWRSWIQSLNPPSSLKIKLLFSVNVRKKLKPELPRGYYGNGFVLGCAETTVKELVGANYYSNIHHGVKLVQEAKAVLTEEYVRSMIDYLEERRVKPDLSMSLVISQWAKLGLEDLDFGEGKPIHMGPLASEIYCIFLPLVGELDGIRVLVSVPESVAEKFEYYMNFMMGREQEEEEEVTSLHCN, encoded by the exons ATGTCTGAGTCTTCCGAAATCCCAGATTGTTATTATCAAAACCAACCTGATTTAGTTCTCCCACGGAGCCCAACCCCAAGAGATACTCTCTATCTCTCCAATCTTGATGACCAGAAGTTTCTGAGGTTCTCCATTAAATATCTTTACCTTTACAAGAAATCAGTAAACGTAGAGACCCTGAAATGTTCTCTGTCACGGGTTCTTGTAGATTACTATCCATTAGCAGGGAGGTTAAGGATcagtgaagaagatgaaggaaaactaGAGGTTGATTGTAATGGAGAAGGTGCTCTGTTTGCTGAAGCTTTCATGGATTTCACGGCTGAAGAATTCCTAGAAGCTTCAAGGCGGCCCAACCGGTCTTGGAGGAAACTCTTGTATAGGGTGGATGCTCGCAACTTATTGGATATCCCTCCTCTTGTGATTCAG GTTACAAATCTTAAAGGCGGAGGAATGATTCTATGTACCGCAATCAATCACTGCCTATGTGATGGCATCGGCACATCTCAATTCTTGCAAGCATGGGCCCACCTCACAACAAAATCCAATGATCCTCTCCCAATCTCACCATTCCACGATCGCCACCTGTTAAGACCAAGAAGCCCTCCAAACATCACCTTCACACACCCAGAATACAGCGCCACCGCCGTCGCCACCACCACCGCCGGCGACGACACCGGAATTCAATCTCAGTGGCTGGAAGAGATGCTCCAATCCCAATCACAGTCACTCGTCCCCATAAGCTTAACCTTTAACCCCTCTCAGATCCTCCACCTCAAGAAGCTCTGCTTCCCGTCTCTAAAATGCACTTCCTTCGAGGCCTTGGCATCCCACACATGGCGATCATGGATTCAGTCGCTAAACCCACCATCATCTCTGAAGATCAAGCTCCTCTTCTCTGTGAATGTGAGGAAGAAATTGAAACCAGAGCTGCCACGGGGTTACTATGGTAATGGGTTCGTGTTAGGGTGTGCGGAGACGACGGTGAAGGAGTTGGTGGGGGCTAATTACTACTCTAACATCCACCATGGAGTGAAATTGGTGCAAGAAGCTAAGGCGGTTCTCACAGAAGAATACGTGAGGTCCATGATCGATTATTTAGAAGAGAGACGAGTGAAACCAGACCTGTCTATGAGTTTGGTGATATCTCAGTGGGCGAAATTAGGGTTAGAGGATTTGGATTTTGGGGAAGGCAAGCCAATCCACATGGGTCCACTAGCTAGTGAGATTTACTGCATATTTTTGCCGCTCGTCGGTGAATTGGATGGGATTCGTGTGTTGGTGTCTGTACCTGAGAGTGTTGCAGAGAAATTTGAGTATTACATGAATTTCATGATGGGTAGAGaacaagaggaggaagaggaagtgaCTTCCTTGCATTGTAATTGA